The following are encoded in a window of Phocoena phocoena chromosome 2, mPhoPho1.1, whole genome shotgun sequence genomic DNA:
- the OR6J1 gene encoding LOW QUALITY PROTEIN: olfactory receptor 6J1 (The sequence of the model RefSeq protein was modified relative to this genomic sequence to represent the inferred CDS: inserted 1 base in 1 codon; deleted 2 bases in 2 codons), with protein MGNHTTVTEFVLLGLSDACELQMLIFLGLLLTCLLTQLVLTLMDRHLHTPMYYFLHNFAILEIWFTLVIFPKMLSNILTRYRTIFLAGCFLQFFLYFFLGTTEFYRLAVMSFDRYVAICKPLRYVTIMNKRVCVQLVLCSWMTGFLIIIVPSFIIFQQPFCGPNIINHFFCDNFPLLELICVDTSLIELLGFILANFSLLGTLSMKATCYGHILHTILKXPSAKARQKAFSTCFSHITVVSLFYGSCIFMYVQSGKGGQGEDRNNVVALLNTMVTPMFNPFIYTLMNKQVKQVFREQVNKLFLQRCTGPERRGGSYLLA; from the exons ATGGGGAACCACACCACTGTCACCGAGTTTGTCCTGCTGGGGCTCTCAGATGCCTGTGAGCTGCAGATGCTCATCTTCCTGGGGCTCCTCCTGACCTGCCTCCTCACTCAACTGGTCCTCACCCTCATGGACAGGCACCTCCACACCCCCATGTACTACTTCCTCCACAACTTTGCCATCCTGGAGATCTGGTTCACCCTGGTCATCTTCCCCAAAATGCTGTCCAACATCCTGACAAGATACAGGACCATCTTCCTGGCAGGTTGCTTTCTTCAGTTtttcctctatttcttcctgggaaCCACAGAATTCTACCGACTGGCAGTGATGTCCTTTGACAGGTATGTGGCCATATGTAAACCCTTGCGTTATGTCACCATC ATGAACAAAAGGGTCTGTGTCCAGCTAGTTCTTTGTTCATGGATGACAGGATTCCTTATC ATCATCGTTCCAAGTTTCATCATATTTCAGCAGCCATTCTGTGGCcccaatatcattaatcatttctTCTGTGACAACTTTCCACTCTTGGAACTCATATGTGTGGACACAAGTCTGATTGAGCTTCTGGGTTTTATTTTGGCCAACTTCAGCTTACTGGGCACTCTGTCCATGAAGGCCACCTGCTATGGCCACATCCTCCACACCATCCTAA ACCCCTCAGCTAAGGCGAGGCAGAAAGCCTTCTCAACCTGCTTCTCCCACATCACCGTTGTCTCTCTCTTCTATGGCAGTTGCATCTTCATGTATGTCCAGTCAGGCAAGGGTGGCCAGGGCGAGGACAGGAACAATGTGGTGGCCTTGCTCAATACCATGGTGACCCCGATGTTCAACCCCTTCATCTACACCCTGATGAACAAACAAGTGAAGCAGGTGTTTAGGGAGCAGGTGAACAAGCTCTTCTTACAAAGATGTACCGGAcctgagaggaggggaggaagttACCTCCTTGCCTGA